A genomic region of Gossypium hirsutum isolate 1008001.06 chromosome D01, Gossypium_hirsutum_v2.1, whole genome shotgun sequence contains the following coding sequences:
- the LOC107920917 gene encoding chaperone protein dnaJ 6: MGKRKKSRVSRDEDEEDEVVQEEEGNHSSSNEKSLYEILGVEKAASQQEIKKAYYKLALRLHPDKNPGDEEAKEKFQQLQKVISILSDEEKRAVYDQTGCVDDTDLAGDVVENLKSFFRTMYKKVTDADIEEFEANYRGSDSEKKDLIDLYRKFKGNMNKLFCSMLCSDPKLDSHRFKDMLDEAIAAGELKESKAYKKWAKKVAEMKPPTSPLRRKGKSNKQPESDLFAIISQRRNERKDRFDSMFSSLVSKYGGNAESEPTEEEFEAAKRKVESKKASNNSKRKRQ; encoded by the exons AtgggaaagagaaagaaatctaGGGTTTCACGCGATGAAGATGAGGAGGATGAAGTAGTTCAAGAAGAAGAGGGCAATCATTCTTCTTCAAACGAAAAGAGCTTATATGAG ATTCTTGGAGTCGAAAAAGCAGCATCTCAGCAAGAGATTAAGAAAGCATATTATAAGTTGGCACTGAGACTTCATCCTGATAAGAACCCTGGTGATGAG GAAGCCAAAGAGAAATTTCAGCAGTTGCAAAAGGTCATATCGATTCTCAGTGACGAAGAGAAACGGGCTGTCTATGACCAAACAGGTTGCGTTGATGACACT GATCTTGCTGGGGATGTTGTTGAGAATTTGAAAAGCTTTTTCAGGACTATGTACAAAAAG GTCACCGATGCTGATATTGAAGAGTTTGAAGCAAATTATAGGGGGTCTGATTCAGAGAAGAAAGATTTGATTGATCTTTACAGGAAGTTCAAGGGCAATATGAATAA GCTCTTCTGTTCTATGCTTTGTTCAGATCCCAAGCTTGATTCACACCGTTTCAAGGACATGCTTGATGAGGCAATAGCAGCTG GAGAACTTAAAGAATCCAAAGCCTATAAGAAATGGGCAAAGAAAGTAGCCGAAATGAAGCCACCCACGAGTCCCTTGAGGAGGAAGGGGAA ATCAAATAAACAGCCAGAATCAGATCTATTTGCAATTATATCTCAGCGTCGAAATGAGAGGAAAGACCGATTTGATTCCATGTTTTCATCACTGGTATCCAAATATGGGGGTAACGCAGAGTCTGAACCCACTGAAGAAGAATTTGAAGCTGCGAAGAGGAAAGTTGAAAGCAAAAAGGCCTCCAACAACTCAAAACGGAAGCGGCAGTAG